A single window of Fervidicoccus fontis Kam940 DNA harbors:
- a CDS encoding UbiX family flavin prenyltransferase, translating into MKRIVVALTGASGIIYGKKLIEVLVEKSYNMEIIYTEHANLVSKLEEGVSLEEFLVGISKKHSDKIKIYKEKDFMSPLASSSNIGDAMVIVPCSVKTLSQISYGISDNLVVRAALAFLRMKKKLVVVPRETPLGLIELNAMVELAKAGAIILPAMPAFYHKPKGIDDIVNFIVGKILDALGIENDLYERWGKENSF; encoded by the coding sequence ATGAAGAGAATAGTAGTTGCGCTTACCGGAGCAAGCGGAATTATATATGGAAAAAAACTGATAGAAGTATTAGTTGAAAAAAGTTACAATATGGAAATTATTTATACAGAACATGCAAATCTCGTTTCTAAGCTGGAAGAGGGGGTTTCTCTAGAGGAATTTCTTGTAGGTATTTCAAAAAAACATAGTGATAAAATAAAAATCTATAAGGAAAAAGACTTCATGAGCCCTTTAGCTAGTTCTAGCAATATAGGAGACGCTATGGTTATAGTTCCATGTAGCGTGAAAACTCTATCCCAAATTTCATATGGGATTTCTGATAATCTTGTAGTTAGAGCAGCATTAGCTTTTCTCAGGATGAAAAAGAAATTGGTTGTTGTGCCGAGAGAAACTCCTTTGGGCTTGATAGAACTTAATGCGATGGTCGAGCTGGCAAAGGCTGGTGCTATTATACTTCCTGCAATGCCTGCTTTCTATCATAAGCCTAAGGGCATAGACGATATCGTGAATTTTATAGTAGGAAAGATCCTAGATGCGTTGGGAATCGAGAACGACCTCTATGAAAGGTGGGGGAAAGAAAACAGCTTTTAG
- a CDS encoding DEAD/DEAH box helicase yields MSGNDIAGGNQLKFRVKGWIDREIFANLMRFSDYKGRENGESLFEINYKKIRENGITLEEVLNTLKSLGDKVPPLSIQALENIIKGGNKITLYLENDEIVLKPNSYIKDLFVNLKEYLVYEREKKIFKVYPGKYFDLLKKAKDIGLEIENKTGLPDSLKMSKKINFKGELRNYQKEALESWKNNSSRGIIALPTGSGKTVIGAAAIAELGEMTLIITYTKEQLLQWMEMLKNFTDIPQSMIAAFYSEEKRIAPITISTYQTAFRHIKTLAYRFSLLVVDEVHHLPADKFKTIALGMYSPHRLGLSATVIREDGKHVELFPLMGGVIYYKTPQELVEKGFLSPYASYIVKVGLSKEEEEKYEKLKNIYKALTLGIPFAEVLKRAKSGDSRMAKALKIHNEMVQIYQKAKAKEEAVKKIVEQELKNGSKILVFTQYVEQAEKLGNMLGAPVLTGSTETKLRKKILEDFKKAQSGVLVLTTVGDEGLDIPDVNVGIIVAGTGSRRQFVQRLGRLLRPKPEKTAKLYEIVTKGTAEESLARKRKKLEIDSDEKEKKSKQTKLF; encoded by the coding sequence ATGAGTGGGAATGATATTGCAGGCGGTAATCAATTAAAATTTAGAGTTAAAGGCTGGATAGATAGAGAAATTTTTGCAAACTTAATGAGATTCAGTGATTATAAGGGAAGGGAGAATGGAGAAAGTCTTTTTGAAATAAATTACAAAAAGATCAGAGAGAATGGGATAACGTTAGAAGAAGTGCTTAATACACTAAAAAGCTTAGGGGACAAAGTTCCTCCCTTATCCATTCAAGCGCTAGAAAACATCATTAAAGGTGGAAACAAGATAACTCTCTATCTTGAAAATGACGAGATCGTCTTAAAGCCCAACAGCTATATAAAAGACTTATTTGTAAATCTTAAAGAATATTTGGTTTATGAAAGGGAGAAAAAAATATTTAAGGTATATCCAGGGAAATACTTCGATCTTTTAAAAAAAGCCAAAGACATAGGTCTAGAAATAGAGAACAAAACTGGACTTCCAGACAGCTTAAAAATGAGCAAAAAAATTAACTTCAAAGGAGAGCTAAGGAACTATCAAAAAGAAGCGTTAGAAAGTTGGAAAAATAATTCCTCTAGAGGAATTATCGCTTTACCTACAGGCTCTGGAAAGACTGTAATTGGAGCAGCTGCTATTGCAGAGCTAGGCGAGATGACCTTGATAATAACTTACACGAAGGAGCAATTGCTACAGTGGATGGAGATGCTTAAGAACTTTACCGACATACCTCAATCAATGATCGCGGCCTTCTACAGCGAAGAGAAGAGAATAGCTCCTATAACTATATCAACGTACCAAACTGCATTCAGACATATAAAAACTCTCGCTTATCGATTCAGCTTATTAGTAGTAGATGAGGTCCATCACCTCCCTGCTGATAAGTTCAAAACGATAGCTTTAGGAATGTACTCGCCACATAGGCTTGGGCTAAGTGCTACAGTCATTAGAGAAGATGGAAAACACGTTGAGCTCTTTCCTTTAATGGGAGGAGTGATATACTATAAAACTCCTCAAGAACTTGTAGAAAAGGGATTCCTTTCTCCTTATGCAAGTTATATTGTTAAAGTCGGCCTGAGCAAAGAAGAAGAGGAAAAGTATGAAAAATTAAAAAACATCTATAAAGCCCTAACCCTAGGCATTCCTTTTGCGGAAGTTCTGAAAAGGGCTAAAAGTGGAGATTCTAGAATGGCAAAAGCGCTTAAAATACACAACGAAATGGTGCAGATCTATCAAAAAGCTAAGGCAAAAGAAGAGGCTGTTAAGAAAATCGTTGAGCAGGAGCTGAAAAACGGCTCCAAAATACTAGTTTTTACTCAATATGTAGAACAGGCCGAAAAACTGGGAAATATGCTTGGTGCGCCTGTGCTTACAGGCTCCACTGAAACAAAGCTGAGAAAGAAAATACTTGAAGATTTTAAAAAGGCGCAGAGCGGGGTGCTTGTACTTACTACGGTAGGAGATGAAGGTCTCGATATCCCTGATGTCAACGTTGGAATAATAGTCGCAGGAACAGGGAGCAGAAGGCAGTTTGTTCAGAGGCTGGGAAGATTGCTGAGACCTAAGCCAGAGAAGACTGCAAAGCTTTATGAAATCGTCACCAAGGGCACAGCTGAAGAGTCTTTAGCAAGAAAAAGGAAGAAGCTGGAAATAGATTCGGATGAAAAGGAAAAGAAAAGCAAACAAACGAAGCTTTTTTGA
- a CDS encoding P-loop NTPase has translation MSINAEFLKKEAEMKALSIRKTSMIRYKFIVLSGKGGVGKSIVTANLGLAFSKLGFKGKIGILDADIHGPSIPRYLGYENAEVLTDGEKLYPVETKYGIKLMSASFFLKDKELPIIWRGPLKIKLIRDMITSTEWGNLDLLLIDTPPGTGDEIQGIVEYISKITGAVVVTIPSDVSLHVVKRAVSFLKTVNVPLKGIIENMSFVRCNDGSVKRPFGEGGAKVEKELGEKIIARIPMNPLLSNPIDDTNNPYEYDNLNNNEVAISFMEAAKKLIESQSGV, from the coding sequence ATGAGCATTAACGCGGAATTTCTTAAAAAAGAAGCGGAAATGAAGGCGCTTTCAATTAGGAAAACTTCTATGATAAGATATAAGTTTATAGTGCTGAGCGGGAAAGGTGGTGTTGGGAAAAGCATTGTAACAGCAAATCTAGGTTTAGCTTTTTCAAAGCTTGGTTTTAAAGGTAAAATTGGCATTTTAGATGCAGATATTCATGGACCAAGCATACCAAGATATTTGGGCTACGAGAATGCTGAAGTATTAACCGATGGTGAAAAGCTATATCCTGTAGAGACTAAGTATGGGATCAAATTAATGAGTGCAAGCTTTTTCTTAAAAGATAAGGAACTGCCGATAATTTGGAGGGGGCCGCTTAAGATTAAACTAATTAGAGATATGATCACTTCAACTGAATGGGGTAATTTGGACCTTTTATTGATCGATACTCCTCCTGGAACTGGAGATGAAATACAGGGAATTGTGGAGTATATATCAAAGATAACTGGTGCAGTTGTAGTTACCATACCTTCAGACGTATCTCTACATGTTGTTAAGAGGGCAGTGAGCTTTTTGAAAACCGTCAATGTACCGCTTAAAGGAATAATAGAAAACATGAGTTTTGTAAGATGTAATGATGGATCTGTAAAGAGACCATTTGGAGAAGGAGGAGCAAAAGTTGAAAAAGAACTTGGAGAAAAAATAATTGCAAGAATCCCTATGAATCCCCTTCTAAGTAACCCAATTGATGACACTAACAATCCATATGAATATGATAATCTTAATAATAATGAGGTTGCAATATCTTTTATGGAGGCGGCAAAGAAGCTAATCGAGTCACAATCTGGGGTGTAA
- a CDS encoding DNA topoisomerase IV subunit A: protein MEGLQDKIDQKARELSIKAVKKAFEKLIEQVRKGEEPKLIIKKRTLANTIYDRQRKLLLLGEQKLTRKFFDENEARRFMQTVLMARIIYEALVNNEYPTIRDIYYRGKHTLPHVSPKDKFKNTWEEQQESDAVLRDVEVLTGKLREEMLILSKEKGKVVGDMRLRSGNDVIDLSKMGHGAYAIESTPDLIEFLDVNAEYVLVVEKDAVFQQLHRFGYWKANKAILVTSAGQPDRATRRFVRRLNEELKLPVYILADSDPYGFYIYSVFKIGSITLSYESERLATPKARFLGVTMSDVFGDDVPLNEVYLSPEEIKSGDTKKLREEKKERFLKALKTFGYKEKLTKKPFMTEEERKNFIIRAKEQDLERAVELVGDKVYKEFTNEQLKSSRGGKKTIKKSPGYPWFQDPKWIKEIGIFFLTHSKLEIEAMASKGLKFLAQEYLPRKIETNDWLD, encoded by the coding sequence ATGGAAGGATTGCAAGACAAAATAGACCAAAAAGCTAGAGAGTTGTCAATAAAGGCGGTAAAGAAGGCATTTGAAAAGCTAATTGAACAAGTGAGAAAAGGAGAAGAACCAAAACTTATAATCAAGAAGAGGACATTGGCAAACACAATTTATGACAGGCAGAGAAAGCTTCTACTGCTTGGCGAGCAGAAGCTGACTAGAAAGTTCTTTGATGAAAATGAAGCAAGAAGGTTTATGCAGACAGTCTTGATGGCAAGGATCATTTATGAGGCATTAGTAAACAACGAGTACCCTACAATAAGAGATATTTACTACAGAGGGAAGCACACACTCCCCCATGTTTCTCCAAAAGATAAGTTTAAAAATACATGGGAAGAGCAACAGGAGAGCGATGCAGTTCTCAGAGATGTTGAGGTGCTGACTGGGAAACTTAGGGAAGAGATGCTCATATTAAGTAAAGAAAAGGGGAAAGTTGTCGGAGATATGAGACTTAGGAGCGGGAACGATGTTATAGATCTGAGCAAGATGGGTCATGGAGCTTATGCTATAGAATCTACGCCAGATCTAATAGAATTCTTGGATGTGAACGCTGAATATGTTTTAGTTGTTGAGAAGGATGCAGTTTTTCAGCAGTTGCACAGATTTGGATATTGGAAAGCTAATAAAGCGATATTAGTTACGAGTGCGGGACAGCCTGACAGGGCAACAAGAAGATTTGTTAGGAGATTGAACGAAGAGCTCAAACTCCCTGTGTATATTTTAGCTGATAGTGATCCGTATGGATTTTATATCTATAGCGTATTCAAAATAGGCTCTATTACACTCAGCTATGAAAGTGAGAGGCTTGCTACGCCCAAAGCAAGATTTTTAGGAGTTACCATGAGCGACGTCTTTGGCGACGACGTTCCTTTAAATGAAGTTTATTTATCGCCCGAGGAAATTAAAAGCGGAGATACCAAAAAATTAAGAGAGGAGAAAAAAGAGAGGTTTCTTAAGGCGTTAAAGACATTTGGTTACAAGGAAAAGCTAACTAAAAAGCCATTTATGACTGAAGAAGAAAGGAAGAATTTTATCATAAGGGCAAAGGAGCAAGATCTAGAAAGAGCAGTTGAACTAGTAGGCGATAAAGTATATAAGGAGTTTACTAATGAGCAGCTGAAGTCCAGCAGAGGCGGGAAGAAGACTATAAAGAAGTCGCCAGGATACCCATGGTTCCAAGATCCTAAATGGATTAAGGAAATAGGGATCTTCTTCCTGACGCATAGCAAGCTGGAAATTGAAGCCATGGCCAGTAAGGGATTGAAGTTCTTGGCTCAAGAGTACCTTCCAAGGAAAATAGAAACAAATGATTGGCTAGACTGA
- a CDS encoding DNA topoisomerase VI subunit B, with protein sequence MTENVESFRQLSPSEFFYRNKEIAGFSSPSRALYQTVREFVENSLDATEVHGILPNVVISISREDSSNPNYFTVSVEDNGIGIPSNIIPDAFGRILYSSKYKFRQTRGMYGLGAKMAILYGQITTGKPFEIYSSTSRSNKIFYYKLSVDIRKNEPIVFEEGAWEKKTSWHGTIAKVTIEGDWNKRTRDYISVYVKRTAIIAPYADITLIMPKFNGEQEGNGEEESEIVCYKRVTDKLPVPPKETKPHPLGIDLEMLKMSISESKNKTIKDFLMKNFQRIGEKKAEEILKIAGIDFDRNPKNLNDKEIEALYKSIKSVDFISPSPDPLSPIGEELIKIGLKQVLNPEFVDAITRKPKSYGGHPFIVEAGIAYGGKLSENLDEIARDSIKGQSGPFIALLRYANKIPLLYDEKADLIWSVVNPDDFNWKNTYKLDPSDIVVVLVHIASTKVPYKGVGKESIAQVEEIRKEVEAAVQELARRLRKYIVKKRKREEAEEKFRIFLKYIPEVAQNLAVFYDGVSPEERKKIAQELESTLKAIAEKKVKIIEEVKEE encoded by the coding sequence ATGACAGAAAATGTTGAGTCTTTTAGGCAGCTCAGTCCATCTGAGTTTTTCTATAGAAATAAGGAAATCGCTGGATTTAGCAGTCCTTCGAGAGCGCTTTATCAGACTGTTAGAGAATTTGTTGAAAACAGTCTTGATGCAACAGAAGTTCATGGCATCCTGCCGAACGTAGTTATAAGTATTAGCAGAGAAGACTCTTCAAATCCAAACTATTTCACGGTTTCAGTTGAGGATAACGGAATAGGTATACCAAGTAATATAATTCCTGATGCTTTTGGAAGAATACTCTATTCTTCTAAGTATAAGTTTAGACAGACAAGAGGTATGTATGGATTGGGTGCAAAGATGGCAATTCTATATGGCCAAATAACAACTGGGAAGCCCTTTGAAATATACAGTAGCACTTCTCGTTCAAATAAGATTTTCTACTATAAGCTAAGCGTTGATATAAGAAAAAATGAGCCAATAGTATTTGAGGAAGGAGCTTGGGAGAAAAAAACAAGTTGGCATGGCACAATTGCAAAGGTTACAATAGAGGGAGACTGGAATAAGAGGACGAGAGACTACATTTCTGTATATGTAAAAAGAACTGCCATCATTGCACCATATGCTGATATAACTCTTATAATGCCGAAGTTTAACGGGGAGCAGGAAGGAAATGGAGAAGAAGAAAGCGAGATCGTCTGTTATAAGAGAGTCACAGATAAGTTGCCTGTACCTCCAAAGGAAACCAAACCTCACCCTTTAGGCATAGACTTGGAAATGCTTAAGATGAGCATTTCCGAATCTAAGAACAAGACAATAAAGGACTTCTTAATGAAGAACTTTCAGAGGATTGGAGAAAAAAAGGCGGAAGAAATATTGAAAATTGCAGGAATTGATTTTGATAGAAATCCAAAGAACTTGAATGATAAGGAAATAGAAGCTTTATATAAATCTATAAAAAGTGTAGATTTCATTTCTCCTTCTCCTGATCCTTTATCTCCTATAGGAGAAGAATTAATAAAAATAGGACTTAAACAGGTGCTCAATCCTGAGTTTGTAGATGCGATAACCAGGAAGCCGAAATCATACGGAGGACATCCGTTTATAGTTGAAGCAGGAATAGCATACGGAGGAAAACTAAGCGAAAACTTAGATGAAATTGCAAGAGATTCTATAAAAGGGCAAAGCGGACCGTTTATTGCACTTTTGAGATATGCGAATAAGATCCCTCTGCTTTATGATGAAAAGGCTGATTTAATTTGGAGCGTTGTCAATCCCGATGATTTTAACTGGAAGAACACTTATAAGCTTGATCCTTCCGATATAGTAGTCGTTCTCGTTCATATAGCGTCAACAAAAGTTCCATATAAAGGTGTTGGAAAGGAAAGTATTGCACAGGTAGAAGAAATTAGAAAAGAAGTAGAAGCTGCTGTTCAAGAATTAGCAAGGAGATTGAGAAAGTATATAGTTAAAAAGAGAAAAAGAGAGGAAGCTGAGGAGAAATTCAGGATATTCCTCAAATATATACCTGAAGTAGCACAAAACCTTGCAGTATTCTACGATGGGGTTTCTCCTGAAGAAAGAAAAAAGATTGCGCAAGAGCTTGAAAGCACGCTTAAAGCAATCGCTGAAAAGAAAGTTAAAATAATAGAAGAGGTAAAGGAGGAGTAG
- a CDS encoding deoxyhypusine synthase, with translation MKDGREELLKEKIMDEPPTDEQIKSFKTLISYYSQIHGFMAGHLSKAAEILSEGRKESELRFLSFTGNLVSTGLRGLFAKLIRDGHFNVVVTTAGTLDHDIAKALGPGYFKGGFEYDDSMLYEYNIHRLGNVFVPFESYGEVVEKAVKEFMEEKKGKTLAVYEALWSIGEKIEDKNSILRAAYERKVPIIVPGMYDGSFGTNALIYGRIYNVKLDLSLDEKLLEDMTFESQDKKSLALIIGGGISKHHVIWWNQFKNGLDYAIYLTTAVEYDGSLSGAQTREAISWGKLKSKSKHIVVYGDATITLPILASALY, from the coding sequence ATGAAAGATGGCAGAGAAGAGCTATTGAAGGAAAAAATAATGGATGAACCTCCAACAGATGAGCAAATCAAATCATTTAAAACGCTCATAAGTTATTATTCGCAGATACACGGATTCATGGCAGGTCATTTGTCGAAAGCGGCAGAGATATTGAGTGAAGGTAGGAAAGAAAGCGAGTTGAGGTTCCTTTCATTTACAGGAAATTTAGTATCGACTGGATTGAGAGGTCTGTTTGCAAAGCTAATAAGAGACGGGCACTTCAACGTAGTTGTTACAACTGCTGGAACATTAGATCATGATATTGCCAAGGCCTTAGGTCCAGGATACTTTAAGGGAGGTTTTGAATACGATGATTCAATGCTTTACGAATACAACATTCATAGGCTCGGAAACGTATTTGTTCCATTTGAAAGCTATGGTGAAGTAGTTGAAAAAGCGGTTAAAGAATTTATGGAAGAGAAGAAAGGAAAAACTCTTGCCGTATATGAAGCTTTATGGAGCATTGGGGAAAAAATAGAAGATAAAAACTCTATATTAAGGGCTGCATATGAAAGAAAAGTTCCAATAATAGTGCCTGGAATGTATGATGGCAGTTTTGGAACTAATGCACTAATCTATGGAAGAATATACAACGTAAAACTGGACTTATCATTAGATGAAAAGCTTCTAGAAGATATGACGTTCGAGTCGCAGGACAAAAAAAGCTTGGCATTAATTATTGGTGGAGGTATAAGCAAGCATCATGTTATATGGTGGAACCAGTTCAAAAATGGGCTGGACTACGCTATATATTTAACAACTGCCGTAGAATATGATGGAAGTCTAAGTGGAGCGCAGACGAGAGAGGCAATCTCATGGGGTAAATTGAAATCTAAATCAAAACATATAGTAGTCTACGGCGATGCGACAATAACTCTCCCAATCCTTGCTTCAGCGCTATATTGA